Proteins from a genomic interval of Ndongobacter massiliensis:
- a CDS encoding YicC/YloC family endoribonuclease: MLVSMTGYGRATLTGPEWQLDCEIRTVNNRYLDLRLRLPSTLYYAESAVRKALQETFQRGRVECSIQMQSETVAPCLRVNEGRLQALVEQVHRVFNEEGMPAAFPAGDFLQLEGILETQTPAFDEKQMQEDVLTVCTQAAKQTLAMRRAEGERLEQDLRARLQVMERALETVRSRAPFLAGEEQGRMRERLRQLLDAVPVDETLLANEIALYAQKIDIAEEVVRLQSHIDAFREALERHKPVGKMLDFLVQEMNREVNTMSSKVNDRDLTVRFVELKEKIEQLREQIQNIE; this comes from the coding sequence ATGCTGGTTTCTATGACGGGTTATGGCCGTGCGACGCTTACTGGCCCCGAGTGGCAATTGGATTGCGAAATTCGCACGGTCAACAATCGGTACCTCGATTTGCGATTACGCCTGCCGTCGACACTTTACTATGCGGAATCTGCCGTGCGAAAGGCATTGCAGGAAACTTTCCAGCGGGGGCGTGTGGAGTGTTCGATACAGATGCAGTCGGAGACGGTTGCGCCCTGTCTGCGGGTGAACGAAGGACGTTTGCAGGCTCTCGTCGAACAGGTGCACCGTGTTTTCAACGAAGAAGGGATGCCCGCCGCATTTCCGGCAGGCGATTTTTTGCAACTGGAGGGCATATTGGAAACACAGACGCCCGCGTTTGATGAAAAGCAAATGCAGGAGGATGTCCTCACGGTTTGCACGCAGGCAGCAAAACAGACGCTGGCCATGCGACGCGCCGAGGGCGAGCGGTTGGAACAGGACTTGCGTGCGCGTCTGCAGGTCATGGAGCGTGCTTTGGAAACCGTGCGTTCGCGGGCACCATTTTTAGCCGGGGAAGAACAGGGGCGTATGCGGGAACGCCTGCGGCAACTCTTGGATGCCGTGCCGGTGGACGAGACGCTTTTGGCTAATGAAATTGCTCTTTATGCGCAAAAGATTGACATTGCCGAAGAAGTCGTTCGTTTGCAGAGTCATATCGACGCGTTTCGGGAAGCACTGGAACGCCACAAACCGGTGGGAAAAATGCTCGATTTTCTGGTGCAGGAAATGAACCGGGAGGTCAACACGATGAGTTCCAAGGTGAACGATCGCGATCTGACTGTTCGTTTCGTTGAACTAAAGGAAAAAATCGAGCAGTTGCGTGAACAGATTCAAAATATTGAATAG
- the gmk gene encoding guanylate kinase, whose protein sequence is MRRNGHLIIISGPSGVGKGTVCAELMRRRPDLTLSISATTRRKRPTEIDGESYYFYSIEAFNQLIDDGELLEYAQVHGNYYGTPRRFVEEKINAGCDVILEIDVQGAMQVKRSMEDGVFIFLLPPEIRDLEERIRHRATENEEEIRTRLKNAGKDLSMLHDYDYAVINDQVETCAQTISKIIDAENQRIDADLIKYYWREFNDQSIIQGTV, encoded by the coding sequence ATGAGAAGAAACGGTCACTTGATTATCATTTCCGGCCCGTCCGGTGTGGGTAAGGGCACCGTCTGTGCGGAGCTCATGCGCCGCAGGCCGGATTTGACGCTGAGTATTTCCGCTACGACGCGGCGGAAGCGTCCGACGGAAATCGACGGAGAAAGCTATTACTTTTATTCGATCGAAGCATTTAACCAGCTCATTGACGACGGGGAATTATTGGAATATGCGCAGGTACATGGCAATTACTACGGCACACCGCGGCGCTTTGTCGAAGAAAAAATCAATGCCGGATGCGACGTGATTTTAGAAATTGATGTACAGGGCGCGATGCAGGTCAAACGCAGCATGGAAGACGGCGTATTTATTTTCCTTCTGCCGCCGGAGATTCGAGATCTGGAAGAACGTATTCGACACCGCGCGACGGAAAATGAAGAGGAAATTCGTACTCGCCTGAAAAATGCCGGGAAAGATTTGTCCATGCTGCACGATTATGACTATGCTGTTATCAATGACCAGGTTGAAACGTGCGCGCAGACGATCTCAAAAATTATCGACGCGGAGAATCAGCGCATCGATGCAGATTTAATTAAGTATTACTGGAGGGAATTTAATGATCAATCCATCATTCAAGGAACTGTCTGA
- the rpoZ gene encoding DNA-directed RNA polymerase subunit omega — MINPSFKELSEVSPSRYEICVLVMKRARRIIEGSKPLVESEAAKPVTLALDEIMAKKVHEVPTEE; from the coding sequence ATGATCAATCCATCATTCAAGGAACTGTCTGAAGTCAGTCCCAGTCGCTATGAAATTTGTGTTTTGGTGATGAAGCGCGCACGCCGCATTATTGAAGGCTCGAAACCGCTTGTAGAATCCGAAGCAGCGAAGCCGGTTACGTTGGCGTTGGATGAAATTATGGCAAAAAAGGTGCACGAAGTTCCGACGGAGGAGTGA
- the coaBC gene encoding bifunctional phosphopantothenoylcysteine decarboxylase/phosphopantothenate--cysteine ligase CoaBC: MEAQARTVLSGKRLLIGVSGGIAIYKTLTLLSLLNKQGVHTEVVMTRGAQEFIRPLAFQTMSQHRVYTELFSEEDHFIPHIDLSRDKDAILVAPASADFLARTAQGRAEDLLSAILLAAKCPILLSPAMNVVMYENAATQQNLKVLRDRGIQVLEPGYGWLACNETGDGRMPEAAELLAYLEDFFTPKDLAGKRIVVTGGGTRERLDPVRFLTNDSSGKQGLALAKRARMRGAEVLFIHGAMKVAIPDGLPSIYAESTEQMLAELQKVFPTCDALIMAAAPCDYRPEHPAAQKMKKDGSGKMMLQLCETPDILRTLTAHKEQQCVIGFAAETQHLLEHAREKRLAKKLDYIIANDVSQPGVGFDGDTNRVTILSAEGARALPMLSKEATADAILDLLV, translated from the coding sequence ATGGAAGCACAGGCCCGAACGGTTCTGTCCGGAAAACGCCTGTTGATCGGCGTCAGCGGCGGAATCGCAATCTACAAAACACTCACGCTCCTCTCCCTGCTCAATAAACAGGGCGTGCATACGGAAGTGGTGATGACCCGAGGGGCGCAGGAATTTATTCGCCCGCTGGCCTTTCAAACGATGTCACAGCACCGCGTGTATACCGAGTTGTTTTCGGAGGAAGATCATTTTATTCCGCATATCGACTTGAGCCGCGACAAGGACGCGATTCTCGTCGCACCGGCCAGTGCGGATTTTCTTGCACGAACGGCGCAGGGAAGAGCAGAGGACCTATTAAGCGCGATCCTGCTTGCCGCGAAATGTCCGATCCTCCTTTCGCCGGCAATGAACGTGGTCATGTATGAAAATGCGGCGACGCAGCAAAACCTGAAAGTTTTACGCGATCGTGGCATACAGGTGCTGGAACCTGGCTATGGTTGGCTTGCCTGCAATGAAACCGGCGACGGACGGATGCCGGAAGCCGCAGAGCTGCTTGCATACTTAGAAGATTTTTTCACGCCGAAAGATTTGGCGGGAAAGCGCATTGTCGTGACCGGCGGTGGAACGCGGGAACGGTTGGATCCTGTTCGCTTTTTGACGAATGATTCGAGCGGCAAACAAGGCCTTGCCCTGGCGAAGCGCGCCCGGATGCGCGGCGCGGAGGTGCTCTTTATCCATGGGGCAATGAAAGTGGCAATTCCCGATGGGTTGCCTTCCATTTATGCCGAGTCGACGGAGCAAATGCTTGCCGAATTGCAAAAAGTCTTTCCGACTTGTGATGCGCTGATCATGGCGGCGGCGCCCTGTGATTATCGACCGGAGCACCCAGCGGCGCAGAAGATGAAAAAAGACGGCAGCGGCAAGATGATGTTACAACTCTGTGAAACGCCGGATATTTTGCGCACGCTTACGGCGCACAAAGAGCAGCAATGCGTCATCGGATTTGCCGCCGAGACGCAGCATTTACTCGAACATGCCCGGGAAAAACGCCTTGCGAAAAAACTGGATTACATCATTGCCAATGATGTGAGTCAACCGGGGGTCGGCTTTGACGGCGATACCAACCGGGTGACCATTCTTTCCGCCGAAGGTGCGCGGGCGCTTCCGATGCTTTCGAAGGAAGCGACTGCAGATGCCATCTTAGATCTGCTCGTATGA